Proteins from a genomic interval of Acanthopagrus latus isolate v.2019 chromosome 7, fAcaLat1.1, whole genome shotgun sequence:
- the LOC119022853 gene encoding ral GTPase-activating protein subunit beta-like isoform X12, with the protein MYSEWRSLQLVVQSDQGHLSVLHTYPTTVGTEVANAVVKPLGTAVSPVATENILKTDKEVKWTMEVLCYGLTLPLEGDTVKLCVDVYTDWMMALVSPRDSMPQPVVKEPNMYVQTILKHLYNVFVPRPEQHSLNHIRLCQQVLTAVQKLARESVSMVRETWEVLLLFLLRINDTLLAPPTVGVGVAEKLAEKLMAVLFEVWLLACARCFPTPPYWKTAREMLANWRHHPPVVEQWSRVACALTSRLLRFTHGPSFPPFKVPDEDANLIPLEMDNDCVAQTWYRFLHMLSNPVDLSNPAIVSTTPKFQEQFLNSSGIPHEVVLHPCLKQLPQIFFRAMRGVSCLVDAFLGISRPRADSAPPTPVNRMSMSPPPSITNTTPPHSRKQRHTVVTKTTSKSSTSSGSQPTKASQQQQQQQQQTSSSPTLLSSPNQSSWESRPLPAPARPKVNSILNLFGQWLFDAALVHCKLHSGLSRDPSMTAIATQVGLELRRKGSQMSTDSMVSNPMFDANEFPESYESGRAEACGTLCRIFCSKKTGEEILPVYLSRFYMVLIQGLQISDFICRPVLASIILNSSSLFCTDLKGINVVVPYFIAALETIVPDRELSKFKIYVNPTDLRRASINILLAMLPLPHHFGNIKSEVLLEGKFNEEDGWPHDQPVSFLSLRLRLVNVLIGALQTETDPTNTQLILGAMLNIVQDSALLESIGAQTETGSIDGSHMTVRSQSHSRTNSGISFTSGGSTEATSPDSERPAQALLRDYDTAAGLLVRSIHLVTQRLNSQWRQDMSISLAALELLAGLAKVKVGVDSADRKRAVSSICGYIVYQCSRPAPLQSRDLHSMIVAAFQFLCVWLTEHPDMLDEKDCLVEVLEIVELGISGSKSRQEHEIRHKGEKEHNPASMRVKDAAEATLSCIMQVLGAFPSPSGTASTCSLLNEDTLIRYARLSATGASNFRYFVLDNSVILAMLEQPLGNEQNPSPSVTVLIRGTAGRHAWTMQLFHQPRGARANQRVFVPEGRPTPNNDVGIKYNVKQRPFPEEVDKIPLVKADVSIPDLDDIVSKELEVQHDKLRILMTKQIEYENALERHSEEIWKSKRYPDPQTDCKPPPPSQEFQTARLFLSHFGFLSLEALKEPNNSRLPPHLIGLESSLPGFFDDISYLDLLPCRPFDTVFIFYVRAGQKSSPEILRNVESSSSVQPHFLEFLLSLGWPVDVGRHPGWTGHLDTSWSLNSCSDSNDMQHTEEASSPEDTGGSVFNGEKKVLYYADALTEIAFVVPSLTENSEESSVHSDSTVEADTNTDLMPGLLKQPNLTLELFPNHSENLESAKKLSPLVKAKRSSTGKSFPPLGPETKVFVVWVERFDDIENFPLSDLLAETSTGLEASMSNSTSCRSGLLEKDVPLIFIHPLKTGLFRIRLHGAVGKFGMVIPLVDGMVVSRRALGFLVRQTVINVCRRKRLESDLYNPPHVRRKQKITEIVQRYRNKQLEPEFYTSLFHEVGEGKPHL; encoded by the exons ATGTACTCCGAGTGGCGCTCGCTGCAGCTGGTGGTGCAGAGTGACCAGGGCCACCTGAGTGTCCTGCACACCTATCCCACCACTGTGGGCACGGAGGTGGCAAATGCTGTGGTCAAACCTCTGGGCACGGCTGTGAGCCCTGTCGCCACAGAGAACATCCTCAAGACAGACaaggag GTGAAGTGGACCATGGAGGTGCTGTGTTACGGCCTCACCCTCCCCCTAGAGGGGGACACTGTCAagctgtgtgtggatgtgtacaCAGACTGGATGATGGCCCTGGTGTCGCCCAGGGACTCAATGCCTCAGCCGGTTGTCAAGGAGCCAAATATGTATGTCCAGACCATCCTCAAACATCTCTACAATGTTTTTGTACCAAG GCCTGAACAGCACAGTCTGAACCACATCAGGCTTTGCCAGCAAGTTCTGACTGCAGTCCAGAAATTGGCACGCGAGTCTGTTTCCATGGTGAGGGAAACCTGGgaggtgctgctgctcttcctgctGCGCATCAACGACACATTACTGGCCCCGCCTACGGTTGGAG TTGGGGTGGCAGAGAAACTGGCAGAGAAATTGATGGCAGTGCTCTTTGAGGTATGGCTACTGGCTTGTGCCCGCTGCTTTCCCACGCCTCCTTACTGGAAGACAGCGAGGGAGATGCTGGCCAACTGGAGACACCATCCTCCTGTTGTAGAGCAGTGGAGCAGAGTGGCCTGCGCCCTGACCTCCAG ACTTTTGCGGTTTACCCACGGACCATCTTTCCCACCTTTCAAAGTTCCTGATGAAGATGCCAACCTGATTCCTTTAGAGATGGATAATGACTGTGTGGCACAGACCTGGTACCGCTTTCTCCACATGCTGAG CAACCCAGTGGACCTGAGCAACCCTGCGATAGTGAGCACCACTCCAAAGTTTCAGGAACAGTTTCTTAATTCCAGCGGTATCCCTCATGAAGTGGTGCTGCATCCATGTTTGAAACAGCTGCCCCAGATCTTCTTCAGGGCCATGAGGGGTGTCAGCTGCCTTGTGGATGCCTTCTTAG GTATATCACGTCCCAGAGCTGACAGTGCCCCGCCCACTCCAGTCAACAGAATGAGCATGTCCCCGCCCCCCTCCATCACCAACACCACGCCCCCTCACAGCCGCAAGCAACGGCATACAGTCGTGACCAAAACCACAAGCAAGAGTTCAACT AGCAGTGGTAGTCAACCAACCAAAGCAtcccagcagcaacagcagcagcaacaacaaacttcATCCTCGCCGACCCTTCTCTCCAGCCCAAATCAGAGCAGTTGGGAGTCTCGGCCGCTGCCGGCCCCAGCACGACCCAAGGTCAACAGCATTCTCAACCTGTTCGGCCAGTGGCTTTTCGATGCTGCTCTGGTCCACTGTAAGCTGCACAGCGGCCTCAGTCGAGACCCCAGCATGACTG CAATAGCCACTCAAGTTGGCCTGGAGCTGAGAAGAAAGGGTTCCCAAATGTCCACAGACTCTATGGTATCCAACCCCATGTTTGATGCTAACGAGTTCCCAGAGAGCTATGAGTCAGGACGGGCCGAGGCCTGCGGGACTCTGTGCCGCATCTTCTGTAGCAAGAAAACTGGAGAAGAGATTCTGCCTGTTTACCTGTCCAG gTTCTACATGGTCCTGATTCAGGGTCTCCAGATCTCCGATTTCATCTGTAGACCAGTCCTGGCTTCTATCATTCtcaactcttcctctctcttctgcaCTGACCTGAAGGGCATCAATGTGGTGGTGCCTTACTTCATAGCTGCCCTGGAGACTATTGTACCAGACAG GGAGCTGTCAAAATTCAAGATCTATGTAAATCCTACCGACCTGAGAAGAGCCTCAATCAACATCCTGCTTGCAATGCTGCCATTGCCACATCACTTTGGCAACATTAAATCAGAG GTACTTTTGGAAGGAAAGTTCAATGAGGAAGACGGGTGGCCTCATGACCAGCCAGTGTCTTTCCTGTCCCTGAGGCTACGTCTCGTCAATGTCCTCATAGGAGCACTGCAGACTGAGACTGAccccaccaacacacagctCATCCTGG GTGCGATGCTAAATATTGTTCAAGACTCAGCACTCTTGGAGTCCATTGGTGCACAGACTGAAACA gGGAGTATAGATGGGAGCCACATGACTGTGAGGAGTCAGAGTCACAGCCGTACCAACAGTGGCATTAGTTTCACCAGTGGGGGCAGCACAGAGGCCACCAGCCCGGACTCTGAGCGTCCTGCCCAGGCCTTGCTTCGAGACTATG ATACGGCGGCAGGCCTGTTGGTGCGCAGCATCCACCTGGTCACCCAGAGACTCAACTCCCAGTGGAGGCAAGATATGAGCATTTCACTGGCTGccctggagctgctggctggGCTTGCCAAG GTCAAGGTGGGAGTAGACTCCGCAGATCGCAAACGTGCCGTCAGCTCTATATGTGGGTACATTGTCTACCAGTGTAGCCGTCCAGCTCCTCTTCAATCCAGAGACCTCCACTCCATGATTGTAGCTGCCttccagtttctgtgtgtgtggctcacaGAACACCCCGACATGTTGGATGAGAAG GATTGTTTGGTAGAAGTTTTGGAGATTGTGGAGTTGGGCATATCCGGCAGCAAATCCCGTCAGGAACATGAAATCCGACATaaaggagagaaggagcacAACCCAGCTTCAATGAGAGTAAAAGATGCTGCTGAGGCGACTTTGTCCTG TATCATGCAGGTGTTAGGGGCCTTCCCTTCCCCCAGCGGGactgcctccacctgcagcctgcTGAATGAAGACACCCTGATTCGCTACGCCAGACTGAGTGCCACAGGAGCTAGCAACTTCCGCTACTTTGTCCTGGACAATTCGGTCATCCTCGCCATGCTGGAGCAGCCTCTGGGCAATGAGCAGA ACCCCAGTCCATCAGTGACAGTTTTGATCCGAGGGACGGCTGGCAGACATGCCTGGACCATGCAGCTCTTCCACCAACCCAGAGGAGCTCGGGCCAATCAGAGG GTGTTTGTTCCTGAGGGCCGTCCAACGCCCAACAATGATGTGGGAATCAAGTACAATGTCAAGCAGAGGCCCTTCCCTGAAGAGGTGGATAAGATTCCTCTCGTCAAAGCTGATGTCAGTATTCCTGACCTGGATGACATTGTCAGTAAGGAG CTGGAAGTTCAGCACGACAAGCTTCGAATTCTGATGACCAAGCAGATAGAGTATGAGAATGCCTTGGAGCGGCACAGCGAGGAGATCTGGAAGTCCAAGCGATACCCTGACCCACAGACAGACTGCAAACCCCCTCCGCCCTCGCAGGAGTTCCAGACAGCacgcctcttcctctctcacttcgGCTTTCTGTCTCTGGAAGCGCTCAAG GAGCCCAACAACAGTCGTCTACCTCCTCATCTGATTGGCCTAGAGTCGTCCTTGCCAGGGTTTTTTGACGACATCAGCTACCTGGACCTGCTCCCCTGCAGACCGTTTGacactgtctttattttctacGTGAGGGCTGGACAGAAAAGCAGCCCAGAG ATCCTGAGGAACGTGGAGTCGTCGTCCAGCGTCCAGCCACACTTTTTGGAGTTCCTGCTGTCCTTGGGCTGGCCTGTGGATGTCGGACGCCACCCAGGGTGGACGGGACACCTAGATACCAGCTGGTCCCTCAACTCCTGCTCTGACAGTAATGATATGCAACACACAG AGGAAGCGTCTAGTCCTGAGGACACAGGAGGTTCAGTGTTCAACGGGGAGAAGAAAGTTTTGTACTACGCTGATGCTCTGACAGAGATCGCCTTTGTTGTTCCGTCTTTGACAGAAAACTCTG AGGAGTCATCAGTGCACAGTGACTCCACAGTGGAGGCAGACACCAACACAGACCTCATGCCTGGTTTACTCAAACAACCCAATCTCACACTGGAGCTGTTCCCCAACCATTCTGAAAATCTGGAGTCTGCCAAAAAG CTTAGTCCTTTGGTAAAGGCAAAGAGGTCATCGACTGGAAAGTCTTTCCCACCACTGGGTCCTGAGACAAAGGTGTTTGTGGTGTGGGTGGAGCGCTTTGATGATATTG agaactTCCCGTTGTCTGATCTCTTGGCGGAAACCAGCACGGGCTTGGAAGCTAGCATGAGCAACAGCACTTCCTGCAG gtcaGGGTTACTTGAGAAGGACGTTCCTCTGATCTTCATCCACCCTCTGAAGACGGGACTCTTCAGGATCCGGCTGCATGGAGCAGTGGGTAAATTTGGCATGGTGATTCCCCTGGTGGACGGCATGGTGGTCAGCCGCAGAGCACTAG GGTTTCTCGTGCGCCAAACGGTCATCAACGTTTGCCGACGGAAGCGTCTGGAAAGTGACTTGTACAACCCGCCTCACGTGCGGCGGAAGCAGAAAATAACTGAGATTGTCCAGCGTTACCGGAACAAGCAGCTGGAGCCTGAGTTTTACACCTCGCTCTTCCAcgaggtgggggaggggaagCCTCACCTCTAA
- the LOC119022853 gene encoding ral GTPase-activating protein subunit beta-like isoform X5 yields MYSEWRSLQLVVQSDQGHLSVLHTYPTTVGTEVANAVVKPLGTAVSPVATENILKTDKEVKWTMEVLCYGLTLPLEGDTVKLCVDVYTDWMMALVSPRDSMPQPVVKEPNMYVQTILKHLYNVFVPRPEQHSLNHIRLCQQVLTAVQKLARESVSMVRETWEVLLLFLLRINDTLLAPPTVGVGVAEKLAEKLMAVLFEVWLLACARCFPTPPYWKTAREMLANWRHHPPVVEQWSRVACALTSRLLRFTHGPSFPPFKVPDEDANLIPLEMDNDCVAQTWYRFLHMLSNPVDLSNPAIVSTTPKFQEQFLNSSGIPHEVVLHPCLKQLPQIFFRAMRGVSCLVDAFLGVSVEKRDVRERVFTFCPVLLSHGISRPRADSAPPTPVNRMSMSPPPSITNTTPPHSRKQRHTVVTKTTSKSSTSSGSQPTKASQQQQQQQQQTSSSPTLLSSPNQSSWESRPLPAPARPKVNSILNLFGQWLFDAALVHCKLHSGLSRDPSMTASFIQILLSYKSSIATQVGLELRRKGSQMSTDSMVSNPMFDANEFPESYESGRAEACGTLCRIFCSKKTGEEILPVYLSRFYMVLIQGLQISDFICRPVLASIILNSSSLFCTDLKGINVVVPYFIAALETIVPDRELSKFKIYVNPTDLRRASINILLAMLPLPHHFGNIKSEVLLEGKFNEEDGWPHDQPVSFLSLRLRLVNVLIGALQTETDPTNTQLILGAMLNIVQDSALLESIGAQTETGSIDGSHMTVRSQSHSRTNSGISFTSGGSTEATSPDSERPAQALLRDYALPDTAAGLLVRSIHLVTQRLNSQWRQDMSISLAALELLAGLAKVKVGVDSADRKRAVSSICGYIVYQCSRPAPLQSRDLHSMIVAAFQFLCVWLTEHPDMLDEKDCLVEVLEIVELGISGSKSRQEHEIRHKGEKEHNPASMRVKDAAEATLSCIMQVLGAFPSPSGTASTCSLLNEDTLIRYARLSATGASNFRYFVLDNSVILAMLEQPLGNEQNPSPSVTVLIRGTAGRHAWTMQLFHQPRGARANQRQVFVPEGRPTPNNDVGIKYNVKQRPFPEEVDKIPLVKADVSIPDLDDIVSKELEVQHDKLRILMTKQIEYENALERHSEEIWKSKRYPDPQTDCKPPPPSQEFQTARLFLSHFGFLSLEALKEPNNSRLPPHLIGLESSLPGFFDDISYLDLLPCRPFDTVFIFYVRAGQKSSPEILRNVESSSSVQPHFLEFLLSLGWPVDVGRHPGWTGHLDTSWSLNSCSDSNDMQHTEEASSPEDTGGSVFNGEKKVLYYADALTEIAFVVPSLTENSEESSVHSDSTVEADTNTDLMPGLLKQPNLTLELFPNHSENLESAKKLSPLVKAKRSSTGKSFPPLGPETKVFVVWVERFDDIENFPLSDLLAETSTGLEASMSNSTSCRSGLLEKDVPLIFIHPLKTGLFRIRLHGAVGKFGMVIPLVDGMVVSRRALGFLVRQTVINVCRRKRLESDLYNPPHVRRKQKITEIVQRYRNKQLEPEFYTSLFHEVGEGKPHL; encoded by the exons ATGTACTCCGAGTGGCGCTCGCTGCAGCTGGTGGTGCAGAGTGACCAGGGCCACCTGAGTGTCCTGCACACCTATCCCACCACTGTGGGCACGGAGGTGGCAAATGCTGTGGTCAAACCTCTGGGCACGGCTGTGAGCCCTGTCGCCACAGAGAACATCCTCAAGACAGACaaggag GTGAAGTGGACCATGGAGGTGCTGTGTTACGGCCTCACCCTCCCCCTAGAGGGGGACACTGTCAagctgtgtgtggatgtgtacaCAGACTGGATGATGGCCCTGGTGTCGCCCAGGGACTCAATGCCTCAGCCGGTTGTCAAGGAGCCAAATATGTATGTCCAGACCATCCTCAAACATCTCTACAATGTTTTTGTACCAAG GCCTGAACAGCACAGTCTGAACCACATCAGGCTTTGCCAGCAAGTTCTGACTGCAGTCCAGAAATTGGCACGCGAGTCTGTTTCCATGGTGAGGGAAACCTGGgaggtgctgctgctcttcctgctGCGCATCAACGACACATTACTGGCCCCGCCTACGGTTGGAG TTGGGGTGGCAGAGAAACTGGCAGAGAAATTGATGGCAGTGCTCTTTGAGGTATGGCTACTGGCTTGTGCCCGCTGCTTTCCCACGCCTCCTTACTGGAAGACAGCGAGGGAGATGCTGGCCAACTGGAGACACCATCCTCCTGTTGTAGAGCAGTGGAGCAGAGTGGCCTGCGCCCTGACCTCCAG ACTTTTGCGGTTTACCCACGGACCATCTTTCCCACCTTTCAAAGTTCCTGATGAAGATGCCAACCTGATTCCTTTAGAGATGGATAATGACTGTGTGGCACAGACCTGGTACCGCTTTCTCCACATGCTGAG CAACCCAGTGGACCTGAGCAACCCTGCGATAGTGAGCACCACTCCAAAGTTTCAGGAACAGTTTCTTAATTCCAGCGGTATCCCTCATGAAGTGGTGCTGCATCCATGTTTGAAACAGCTGCCCCAGATCTTCTTCAGGGCCATGAGGGGTGTCAGCTGCCTTGTGGATGCCTTCTTAG GTGTCTCTGTTGAAAAGAGAGATGTACGGGAGAGGGTGTTCACTTTTTGTCCAGTGCTGCTTTCTCATG GTATATCACGTCCCAGAGCTGACAGTGCCCCGCCCACTCCAGTCAACAGAATGAGCATGTCCCCGCCCCCCTCCATCACCAACACCACGCCCCCTCACAGCCGCAAGCAACGGCATACAGTCGTGACCAAAACCACAAGCAAGAGTTCAACT AGCAGTGGTAGTCAACCAACCAAAGCAtcccagcagcaacagcagcagcaacaacaaacttcATCCTCGCCGACCCTTCTCTCCAGCCCAAATCAGAGCAGTTGGGAGTCTCGGCCGCTGCCGGCCCCAGCACGACCCAAGGTCAACAGCATTCTCAACCTGTTCGGCCAGTGGCTTTTCGATGCTGCTCTGGTCCACTGTAAGCTGCACAGCGGCCTCAGTCGAGACCCCAGCATGACTG CCTCTTTTATCCAAATTCTCCTTTCTTATAAATCTT CAATAGCCACTCAAGTTGGCCTGGAGCTGAGAAGAAAGGGTTCCCAAATGTCCACAGACTCTATGGTATCCAACCCCATGTTTGATGCTAACGAGTTCCCAGAGAGCTATGAGTCAGGACGGGCCGAGGCCTGCGGGACTCTGTGCCGCATCTTCTGTAGCAAGAAAACTGGAGAAGAGATTCTGCCTGTTTACCTGTCCAG gTTCTACATGGTCCTGATTCAGGGTCTCCAGATCTCCGATTTCATCTGTAGACCAGTCCTGGCTTCTATCATTCtcaactcttcctctctcttctgcaCTGACCTGAAGGGCATCAATGTGGTGGTGCCTTACTTCATAGCTGCCCTGGAGACTATTGTACCAGACAG GGAGCTGTCAAAATTCAAGATCTATGTAAATCCTACCGACCTGAGAAGAGCCTCAATCAACATCCTGCTTGCAATGCTGCCATTGCCACATCACTTTGGCAACATTAAATCAGAG GTACTTTTGGAAGGAAAGTTCAATGAGGAAGACGGGTGGCCTCATGACCAGCCAGTGTCTTTCCTGTCCCTGAGGCTACGTCTCGTCAATGTCCTCATAGGAGCACTGCAGACTGAGACTGAccccaccaacacacagctCATCCTGG GTGCGATGCTAAATATTGTTCAAGACTCAGCACTCTTGGAGTCCATTGGTGCACAGACTGAAACA gGGAGTATAGATGGGAGCCACATGACTGTGAGGAGTCAGAGTCACAGCCGTACCAACAGTGGCATTAGTTTCACCAGTGGGGGCAGCACAGAGGCCACCAGCCCGGACTCTGAGCGTCCTGCCCAGGCCTTGCTTCGAGACTATG CTCTTCCAGATACGGCGGCAGGCCTGTTGGTGCGCAGCATCCACCTGGTCACCCAGAGACTCAACTCCCAGTGGAGGCAAGATATGAGCATTTCACTGGCTGccctggagctgctggctggGCTTGCCAAG GTCAAGGTGGGAGTAGACTCCGCAGATCGCAAACGTGCCGTCAGCTCTATATGTGGGTACATTGTCTACCAGTGTAGCCGTCCAGCTCCTCTTCAATCCAGAGACCTCCACTCCATGATTGTAGCTGCCttccagtttctgtgtgtgtggctcacaGAACACCCCGACATGTTGGATGAGAAG GATTGTTTGGTAGAAGTTTTGGAGATTGTGGAGTTGGGCATATCCGGCAGCAAATCCCGTCAGGAACATGAAATCCGACATaaaggagagaaggagcacAACCCAGCTTCAATGAGAGTAAAAGATGCTGCTGAGGCGACTTTGTCCTG TATCATGCAGGTGTTAGGGGCCTTCCCTTCCCCCAGCGGGactgcctccacctgcagcctgcTGAATGAAGACACCCTGATTCGCTACGCCAGACTGAGTGCCACAGGAGCTAGCAACTTCCGCTACTTTGTCCTGGACAATTCGGTCATCCTCGCCATGCTGGAGCAGCCTCTGGGCAATGAGCAGA ACCCCAGTCCATCAGTGACAGTTTTGATCCGAGGGACGGCTGGCAGACATGCCTGGACCATGCAGCTCTTCCACCAACCCAGAGGAGCTCGGGCCAATCAGAGG CAGGTGTTTGTTCCTGAGGGCCGTCCAACGCCCAACAATGATGTGGGAATCAAGTACAATGTCAAGCAGAGGCCCTTCCCTGAAGAGGTGGATAAGATTCCTCTCGTCAAAGCTGATGTCAGTATTCCTGACCTGGATGACATTGTCAGTAAGGAG CTGGAAGTTCAGCACGACAAGCTTCGAATTCTGATGACCAAGCAGATAGAGTATGAGAATGCCTTGGAGCGGCACAGCGAGGAGATCTGGAAGTCCAAGCGATACCCTGACCCACAGACAGACTGCAAACCCCCTCCGCCCTCGCAGGAGTTCCAGACAGCacgcctcttcctctctcacttcgGCTTTCTGTCTCTGGAAGCGCTCAAG GAGCCCAACAACAGTCGTCTACCTCCTCATCTGATTGGCCTAGAGTCGTCCTTGCCAGGGTTTTTTGACGACATCAGCTACCTGGACCTGCTCCCCTGCAGACCGTTTGacactgtctttattttctacGTGAGGGCTGGACAGAAAAGCAGCCCAGAG ATCCTGAGGAACGTGGAGTCGTCGTCCAGCGTCCAGCCACACTTTTTGGAGTTCCTGCTGTCCTTGGGCTGGCCTGTGGATGTCGGACGCCACCCAGGGTGGACGGGACACCTAGATACCAGCTGGTCCCTCAACTCCTGCTCTGACAGTAATGATATGCAACACACAG AGGAAGCGTCTAGTCCTGAGGACACAGGAGGTTCAGTGTTCAACGGGGAGAAGAAAGTTTTGTACTACGCTGATGCTCTGACAGAGATCGCCTTTGTTGTTCCGTCTTTGACAGAAAACTCTG AGGAGTCATCAGTGCACAGTGACTCCACAGTGGAGGCAGACACCAACACAGACCTCATGCCTGGTTTACTCAAACAACCCAATCTCACACTGGAGCTGTTCCCCAACCATTCTGAAAATCTGGAGTCTGCCAAAAAG CTTAGTCCTTTGGTAAAGGCAAAGAGGTCATCGACTGGAAAGTCTTTCCCACCACTGGGTCCTGAGACAAAGGTGTTTGTGGTGTGGGTGGAGCGCTTTGATGATATTG agaactTCCCGTTGTCTGATCTCTTGGCGGAAACCAGCACGGGCTTGGAAGCTAGCATGAGCAACAGCACTTCCTGCAG gtcaGGGTTACTTGAGAAGGACGTTCCTCTGATCTTCATCCACCCTCTGAAGACGGGACTCTTCAGGATCCGGCTGCATGGAGCAGTGGGTAAATTTGGCATGGTGATTCCCCTGGTGGACGGCATGGTGGTCAGCCGCAGAGCACTAG GGTTTCTCGTGCGCCAAACGGTCATCAACGTTTGCCGACGGAAGCGTCTGGAAAGTGACTTGTACAACCCGCCTCACGTGCGGCGGAAGCAGAAAATAACTGAGATTGTCCAGCGTTACCGGAACAAGCAGCTGGAGCCTGAGTTTTACACCTCGCTCTTCCAcgaggtgggggaggggaagCCTCACCTCTAA